From one Thalassobaculum sp. OXR-137 genomic stretch:
- a CDS encoding tripartite tricarboxylate transporter permease yields MDPFLQALPLVFNLEVLSTMAIAAIFGLVVGSVPGLTATMATALLVPLTFFMDPVPAIASMVTATAMAIFAGDIPGALLRVPGTPASAAYAHEAFAMTRKGLAERALGTSLVGSAIGGMFGTIVLVLSAPQLAEVALQFTQFEYFWLACLGLTCAVFVSTASPLKGAISLIIGLFIATVGIDITAGYPRYTLGIPDLLGGVAFIPAMIGMFAIAEILRNMVAGPSEAPPKLSRLMQLFSGLGGVFRRYWRGVVRGSVLGTAVGILPGAGGDIAAWVSYALSKKLSKEPEKFGTGHVEGIVDAGSANNAALSGAWVPALVFGIPGDSITAIVIGVLYVKGMNPGPTVFIHSPELIYGVFITFFLANIVLIPFGFAAIGLARHILRIPRGIIWPIVLLFSTVGAYAIDNSLFGVVIMLVMGILAFVMEENGFPVAPAILGLVLGPMLEGNFMTAMIKADGNLLAFFERPIAAVLGVITLAVWFLPLLLKLWRGRAAEPASPPV; encoded by the coding sequence ATGGACCCCTTCCTGCAAGCCCTGCCGCTGGTCTTCAATCTCGAAGTCCTGAGCACCATGGCGATCGCCGCGATCTTCGGCCTCGTCGTCGGCTCGGTCCCCGGTCTGACCGCGACCATGGCCACCGCCCTGCTGGTGCCGCTCACCTTCTTCATGGACCCGGTGCCGGCCATCGCCTCGATGGTGACGGCAACCGCCATGGCGATCTTCGCCGGCGACATTCCTGGCGCCCTGCTGCGCGTTCCGGGCACGCCGGCCTCGGCCGCCTATGCGCACGAGGCCTTCGCCATGACCCGCAAGGGACTGGCGGAGCGGGCGCTCGGCACCAGCCTGGTCGGGTCGGCCATCGGCGGCATGTTCGGGACGATCGTTCTGGTCCTGTCGGCGCCGCAGCTCGCCGAGGTGGCGCTGCAGTTCACCCAGTTCGAATATTTCTGGCTCGCCTGCCTGGGCCTGACCTGCGCCGTCTTCGTGTCCACGGCCAGCCCGCTGAAGGGCGCGATCTCGCTGATCATCGGCCTGTTCATCGCCACCGTCGGCATCGACATCACCGCCGGTTATCCGCGCTACACGCTGGGCATTCCCGACCTGCTGGGCGGCGTCGCCTTCATCCCGGCGATGATCGGCATGTTCGCCATCGCCGAGATCCTGCGCAACATGGTCGCCGGACCCAGCGAGGCACCGCCGAAGTTGAGCCGGCTTATGCAGCTCTTCAGCGGCCTCGGTGGCGTGTTCCGGCGCTACTGGAGGGGCGTGGTGCGGGGCAGCGTGCTCGGCACCGCCGTGGGCATCCTGCCGGGGGCTGGCGGCGACATCGCCGCCTGGGTGTCCTACGCGCTGAGCAAGAAACTGTCGAAGGAGCCGGAGAAGTTCGGCACCGGCCACGTGGAAGGCATCGTCGATGCCGGTTCGGCCAACAACGCCGCGCTCAGCGGCGCCTGGGTTCCGGCCCTGGTCTTCGGCATTCCGGGCGACTCGATCACCGCCATCGTCATCGGCGTGCTCTACGTGAAGGGCATGAACCCGGGACCGACCGTGTTCATCCACTCGCCGGAGCTGATCTACGGCGTCTTCATCACCTTCTTCCTGGCCAATATCGTGCTGATCCCGTTCGGCTTCGCCGCCATCGGCCTTGCCCGGCACATCCTGCGCATTCCGCGCGGCATCATCTGGCCGATCGTGCTGCTGTTCTCCACCGTCGGCGCCTATGCGATCGACAACAGCCTGTTCGGCGTCGTGATCATGCTGGTCATGGGCATCCTCGCCTTCGTCATGGAAGAGAATGGGTTCCCGGTCGCCCCGGCCATCCTCGGCCTGGTGCTCGGCCCCATGCTGGAAGGGAACTTCATGACCGCGATGATCAAGGCAGACGGCAACCTGCTGGCCTTCTTCGAGCGGCCGATCGCCGCCGTTCTGGGGGTCATAACCCTGGCGGTCTGGTTCCTGCCCCTGCTGCTGAAGTTGTGGCGCGGACGGGCGGCGGAGCCGGCCAGCCCGCCGGTCTAA
- a CDS encoding aminotransferase — translation MPATPSDLARLDRDHHLHPFTDPKVLQDDAPIVMAGGKGSTLWDEDGKLYLDALAGLWCVNVGYGRKELAEVAADQMERLAYYNTFFKTTTAPAAALSAKLAELMPDGLDHVVFANSGSEALDTIVRFCRLFWELKGQPDKKIMIGREEGYHGSTLATISLGGTLAMQAQGGLPLAGFEHVNTAYKFRHGAPGESDEAFTERAAGWIEAKILELGADRVAGVVVEPVQGAGGVIIPPAGYLARVQEICRRHDVLFALDEVVSAFGRLGAWSAAEKFGLAPDFMALAKGLSSGYQPISAVMVGSRVAETLIEKSGGIAHGFTYAGHPVAAAVALANLEIIEREGLIARVRDDLSDYFATALGGLAGHPMVGEVRSLGLIGAVELVQQRDPKILYDPEGLVGAVVRDQMQNRGVIVRAVRDALVIAPPLVVTHREIDRIADTLRLVLDDILEQIGVVGDDRALAEITAGGGALKGLTCLVTGASRGIGAAVAERYAAEGARVVLAARSQADLDRVAARIRKAGGQVATLALDLGDPAATDGLAARIGEKLGRLDVVVANHGVLGEIAPLPEVSDAVFDQAVAVNLTASFRLLRELDPLLRAAPNGRVLLVTSGAAQGAMPDWGAYAASKAGLEALARAYAAETRSSRVRVNLVDPGEVRTGMRAAAFPQEDPTRLPVPEEITGVFVRLASPACSFSGARVPASVEV, via the coding sequence ATGCCCGCGACCCCGTCCGATCTGGCGCGCCTCGACCGCGATCATCACCTGCACCCCTTCACCGATCCCAAGGTGCTGCAGGACGACGCGCCGATCGTCATGGCCGGCGGCAAGGGCAGCACCCTGTGGGACGAGGACGGTAAACTCTATCTCGACGCCCTGGCCGGTCTGTGGTGCGTGAATGTCGGATACGGCCGCAAGGAGCTGGCCGAGGTCGCCGCCGACCAGATGGAGCGGCTGGCCTATTACAACACCTTCTTCAAGACCACGACGGCGCCTGCCGCGGCCCTGTCCGCCAAACTGGCCGAACTGATGCCCGACGGGCTGGACCATGTGGTCTTCGCCAATTCCGGCTCCGAGGCGCTGGACACCATCGTACGGTTCTGCCGGCTGTTCTGGGAGCTCAAGGGCCAGCCGGACAAGAAGATCATGATCGGCCGGGAGGAGGGCTATCACGGCTCCACCCTGGCGACGATCAGCCTGGGCGGCACGCTCGCCATGCAGGCCCAGGGCGGGCTGCCGCTGGCCGGGTTCGAGCATGTGAATACCGCCTACAAATTCCGCCACGGCGCGCCGGGCGAGAGCGACGAGGCCTTCACCGAACGCGCGGCGGGCTGGATCGAGGCGAAGATCCTGGAGCTGGGTGCCGACAGGGTGGCCGGCGTGGTGGTCGAACCGGTGCAAGGGGCGGGCGGCGTCATCATCCCGCCGGCTGGCTATCTGGCCCGGGTGCAGGAGATCTGCCGTCGCCACGACGTGCTGTTCGCCCTGGACGAGGTGGTCAGCGCCTTCGGTCGGCTCGGCGCCTGGTCGGCGGCGGAGAAATTCGGCCTCGCCCCCGACTTCATGGCCCTGGCGAAAGGCCTTTCGTCCGGCTACCAACCGATTTCGGCGGTCATGGTCGGCAGCCGCGTGGCCGAGACCCTGATCGAGAAGAGCGGCGGCATCGCCCATGGCTTCACCTATGCCGGCCACCCGGTGGCCGCCGCCGTGGCGCTGGCCAACCTGGAGATCATCGAGCGCGAGGGCCTGATCGCCCGGGTGCGCGACGACCTGTCCGACTATTTCGCCACGGCCCTGGGCGGGCTCGCCGGCCATCCGATGGTGGGCGAGGTGCGCAGCCTCGGCCTGATCGGCGCGGTGGAACTGGTGCAGCAGCGCGACCCGAAGATCCTCTACGACCCGGAAGGTCTGGTCGGGGCGGTGGTGCGCGATCAGATGCAGAACCGGGGCGTGATCGTCCGCGCCGTGCGCGACGCCCTGGTCATCGCCCCGCCCCTGGTCGTCACCCATCGCGAGATCGACCGGATCGCCGACACCTTGCGCCTCGTCCTGGACGACATCCTGGAGCAGATCGGCGTGGTCGGCGACGACCGGGCGCTCGCCGAGATCACCGCCGGCGGCGGCGCGCTGAAAGGCCTGACGTGCCTCGTCACCGGCGCATCGCGCGGGATCGGTGCCGCTGTCGCCGAGCGCTACGCGGCCGAGGGGGCCCGGGTGGTGCTGGCCGCCCGCTCCCAGGCGGATCTGGACCGCGTGGCCGCCCGCATCCGCAAGGCCGGCGGACAGGTCGCCACGCTCGCCCTCGACCTCGGCGACCCGGCCGCCACCGACGGACTGGCGGCGCGGATCGGCGAGAAATTGGGACGGCTGGACGTGGTGGTGGCCAATCACGGGGTGCTCGGCGAGATCGCGCCGCTGCCTGAGGTATCGGACGCCGTGTTCGACCAGGCCGTCGCGGTGAACCTCACCGCCAGCTTCCGGCTGCTGCGCGAGCTCGACCCGTTGCTGCGCGCCGCTCCCAACGGCAGGGTTCTGCTGGTGACCTCCGGGGCGGCCCAGGGCGCCATGCCCGACTGGGGCGCCTATGCGGCGTCCAAGGCCGGGTTGGAGGCCCTGGCGCGGGCCTATGCGGCGGAGACGCGGTCCAGCCGGGTGCGGGTCAACCTGGTCGATCCAGGCGAGGTGCGTACCGGGATGCGCGCCGCCGCCTTCCCGCAGGAGGATCCCACCCGTCTGCCGGTGCCGGAGGAGATCACCGGCGTCTTCGTGCGCCTCGCCAGCCCCGCCTGCAGCTTCTCGGGCGCGCGGGTGCCGGCCAGTGTGGAGGTGTAG
- a CDS encoding transglutaminase domain-containing protein — MSHTTQTAWSDPGPYTGSLAALPAEPVALADALENVLIHVGVAYAEGLGVPEAAKADANARTLSRLLEIALSRDPRPLTERREPAHLLYGTCHDFALFAAGVLRKAGVETRIRVGFADYFSDGFWDDHWICEYRRGGDWKLFDPELGPRMRHRFGISFNPTDLPRRRFMTGAQAWRAARAGTLDPSTVGVSAIGISGTWFAAGSLLRDAAAVAGLELLPWDSWGPAAQAVRDRHVAEENLAWFDSVAAAFAHPPSTRAAAYALLSGFPGALPGATVLSVVDDRLAEQPVL, encoded by the coding sequence GTGAGTCACACAACCCAGACCGCCTGGAGCGACCCGGGTCCGTATACAGGCAGTCTGGCCGCCCTGCCCGCGGAACCGGTCGCCCTGGCCGATGCGCTCGAGAACGTCCTGATCCATGTTGGCGTCGCCTATGCCGAAGGGCTGGGCGTACCGGAGGCGGCCAAGGCGGATGCCAATGCCCGAACCTTGTCCCGGCTGCTGGAGATCGCCCTGTCGCGCGATCCGCGTCCGCTGACCGAGCGCCGGGAGCCGGCGCATCTGCTGTACGGAACCTGTCACGACTTCGCCCTGTTCGCCGCCGGCGTCCTGCGCAAGGCCGGGGTCGAAACCCGGATCCGCGTCGGGTTCGCCGATTACTTCTCCGACGGCTTCTGGGACGATCATTGGATCTGCGAGTACCGGCGCGGCGGCGACTGGAAACTGTTCGACCCGGAACTCGGCCCCCGGATGCGGCACCGCTTCGGCATTTCCTTCAACCCCACGGACCTTCCGCGCCGACGGTTCATGACCGGGGCTCAGGCCTGGCGGGCCGCCCGCGCGGGGACGCTCGACCCGTCCACCGTCGGAGTTTCGGCGATCGGTATTTCCGGCACGTGGTTCGCCGCCGGCAGCCTGCTGCGCGATGCCGCCGCGGTGGCGGGGCTCGAGCTGCTGCCCTGGGACAGTTGGGGGCCGGCGGCCCAGGCGGTGCGCGACCGGCACGTGGCGGAGGAGAACCTTGCCTGGTTCGACAGCGTCGCCGCCGCCTTCGCTCATCCGCCGTCGACGCGCGCCGCCGCCTATGCCCTGCTATCCGGCTTCCCCGGCGCCCTGCCGGGCGCCACCGTCCTCAGCGTGGTGGACGACAGGCTCGCAGAACAGCCGGTTCTTTAG
- a CDS encoding tripartite tricarboxylate transporter substrate binding protein, which yields MKRTFMVAWAMVAMATVALVNGPARAEYPERPIQVIVPWSAGGGTDATGRMIAKIMQDELGVPVNVVNRTGGGGVVGHQAIASAKPDGYTIGIVTVEIAMMHWIGLTELSYKDYTPIALYNADPAGVSVNIDSKYNDVGALLADAKANPGKMKASGTGQGGIWHLALAGMLVEAGMESSAIGWVPSQGAAPAFADLAAGGIDTVTASVVEARALMEAGKVKVLAVMNDKRLDAFPNIPTLTEAGGPNWQTAAWRTVAGPKGLPADVQAKLAATVEKVYNSQEFKDFMAGRGFGMIWGGPDALAKHYETSDADYGKVLKAVGLAK from the coding sequence ATGAAACGCACCTTTATGGTTGCTTGGGCAATGGTTGCCATGGCGACGGTCGCCCTGGTCAACGGTCCCGCCCGCGCCGAATATCCCGAACGCCCGATCCAGGTGATCGTGCCCTGGTCCGCCGGCGGCGGCACCGACGCCACCGGCCGGATGATCGCGAAGATCATGCAGGACGAGCTCGGCGTGCCGGTGAACGTGGTGAACCGGACGGGCGGCGGCGGCGTCGTCGGCCACCAGGCCATCGCCTCGGCCAAGCCGGACGGCTACACGATCGGCATCGTCACGGTCGAGATCGCGATGATGCATTGGATCGGCCTGACCGAGCTCAGCTACAAGGACTACACCCCGATCGCGCTGTACAACGCCGATCCGGCCGGCGTGTCCGTCAACATCGACTCCAAGTACAACGACGTCGGCGCCCTTCTGGCGGACGCCAAGGCGAACCCGGGCAAGATGAAGGCTTCGGGCACGGGCCAGGGCGGCATCTGGCACCTGGCGCTGGCCGGGATGCTGGTCGAAGCCGGAATGGAGTCGAGCGCCATCGGCTGGGTCCCGTCCCAGGGTGCCGCACCGGCCTTCGCCGATCTCGCCGCCGGCGGCATCGACACGGTCACTGCCTCGGTGGTCGAGGCCCGCGCGCTGATGGAGGCCGGCAAGGTCAAGGTGCTCGCCGTCATGAACGACAAGCGCCTGGACGCCTTCCCGAACATCCCGACCCTGACCGAGGCCGGTGGCCCGAACTGGCAGACCGCCGCCTGGCGCACCGTGGCCGGCCCGAAGGGCCTGCCGGCGGACGTCCAGGCCAAGCTCGCCGCCACGGTGGAGAAGGTCTACAACAGCCAGGAGTTCAAGGACTTCATGGCGGGGCGCGGCTTCGGCATGATCTGGGGCGGCCCGGACGCGCTCGCCAAGCACTACGAGACCTCGGATGCCGACTACGGCAAGGTTCTGAAGGCGGTCGGTCTGGCCAAGTAA
- a CDS encoding antibiotic biosynthesis monooxygenase, translating into MHVVIFEVEPKDGCRDSYFEMAAALRAELQTVEGFISVERFESLVTPGKILSLSTWEDEAAIQRWRERSAHYAAQSAGRDTMFARYRIRVAEVGRDYDRETSPWRT; encoded by the coding sequence ATGCATGTGGTGATCTTCGAGGTGGAGCCGAAGGACGGTTGCCGCGACAGCTATTTCGAGATGGCGGCCGCCTTGCGCGCCGAGCTGCAGACCGTGGAGGGCTTCATCTCGGTGGAGCGGTTCGAGAGCCTGGTGACGCCGGGCAAGATCCTGTCGCTCTCCACCTGGGAGGACGAGGCGGCGATCCAGCGCTGGCGCGAGCGCTCGGCCCATTACGCCGCCCAGTCGGCGGGCCGGGACACTATGTTCGCCCGCTACCGCATCCGGGTCGCGGAGGTCGGCCGAGACTACGACCGCGAGACCTCGCCCTGGCGGACGTGA
- a CDS encoding glyoxylate/hydroxypyruvate reductase A, with translation MGTVDTPIVAVHSTGDGPSAWVAALKAEMPGVDARPALEIAGDDLARVDVSISWRLPHGVMASFPNLKLAQSIGAGVDHILEDPQRPTHVPIARLIDPFMAGSMTHHIVLQILRWHRQADKYERFRADHFWAMSEAFDHRKLHVAILGLGTLGEHLSRSLTALEIANTGWTRSPRSVEGVASVSGAEALDALLGRSNVVVCLLPLTAQTEGVLCAELFAKLPRGALVVNVGRGGHLVEEDLIPALDSGQLSAAALDVFRQEPLPSDHPFWADDRIYITPHIAAEVNPATASIVFAKNIALVRAGETPTGLVDLNRGY, from the coding sequence ATGGGCACGGTCGACACCCCGATCGTCGCCGTCCACAGCACAGGCGACGGTCCCTCGGCCTGGGTCGCGGCCCTGAAGGCGGAGATGCCGGGCGTGGACGCCCGTCCCGCTCTCGAGATCGCCGGCGACGACCTCGCGCGTGTCGATGTCTCGATCTCCTGGCGCCTGCCGCACGGGGTCATGGCGAGCTTTCCCAACCTCAAGCTGGCCCAGTCGATCGGCGCCGGCGTCGATCATATCCTGGAGGATCCGCAGCGACCGACGCACGTCCCGATCGCCCGGCTGATCGACCCGTTCATGGCCGGCTCGATGACCCACCACATCGTGCTGCAGATCCTGCGCTGGCACCGTCAGGCGGATAAGTACGAGCGGTTCCGGGCCGATCACTTCTGGGCGATGAGCGAGGCTTTCGATCACCGCAAGCTGCATGTCGCCATCCTGGGGCTCGGCACTTTGGGTGAGCATCTGAGCCGGTCGCTCACAGCCTTGGAGATCGCCAATACCGGCTGGACCCGCTCTCCCCGGTCGGTCGAGGGCGTGGCGTCTGTGTCGGGCGCCGAAGCTCTGGACGCGCTGCTGGGCCGCTCCAATGTCGTGGTCTGCCTGCTGCCGCTGACGGCCCAGACCGAGGGCGTGCTCTGCGCCGAGCTGTTCGCCAAGCTCCCCCGAGGGGCGCTGGTGGTGAATGTGGGGCGCGGCGGGCACCTGGTGGAAGAAGACCTGATCCCGGCCCTGGATTCCGGCCAGCTCTCCGCCGCGGCGCTGGATGTGTTCCGCCAGGAACCGCTGCCGTCCGACCACCCGTTCTGGGCCGACGACCGCATCTACATCACGCCGCATATCGCCGCGGAGGTGAATCCGGCCACGGCCTCCATCGTGTTCGCCAAGAACATCGCCCTGGTCCGCGCCGGCGAGACGCCGACCGGGTTGGTCGATCTGAACCGGGGCTACTGA
- a CDS encoding ABC1 kinase family protein, with amino-acid sequence MSDIDSERNSLGGRVRRYARVGTAVGGLAARLAGERYLGLSVDKAEHAADLKAALGGLKGPLMKVAQILSTVPDALPKEYVDELSHLQSNAPAMGWPFVKRRMTTELGAGWQKKFAEFEREAASAASLGQVHRGVLHDGRKVAVKLQYPDMSSAVEADLRQLDWVFKLYRRYDTAIDPSLIHTELSARLREELDYGREARHMALYRHMLADEPAVHIPEVVDELSTSRLITMTWLDGTPFMKFLEENPDIETRNRVAHNMFRTWYVPFYFYGVIHGDPHLGNYTIRDDGSINLLDFGCIRVFPPAFVKGVIDLYRALRDDDEELAVQAYASWGFTDLDRETIDVLNVWARFLYGPLMEDRTRKIQESGSGLYGREIAEKVHGELKRLSGVRPPREFVLMDRAALGLGSVFMHLKAEVNWYRLFHELIGEFDVETLTERQDAALAAVGLERPE; translated from the coding sequence ATGAGCGACATCGATTCCGAACGCAATTCGTTGGGTGGGCGCGTGCGCCGCTATGCCCGTGTCGGCACCGCCGTGGGCGGCCTTGCCGCGCGGCTGGCCGGTGAGCGCTACCTAGGCCTCAGCGTGGACAAGGCGGAGCACGCGGCCGACCTGAAGGCGGCGCTGGGTGGGCTCAAGGGGCCGCTGATGAAGGTGGCGCAGATCCTGTCCACCGTGCCCGACGCCCTGCCGAAGGAATATGTCGACGAGCTGAGCCACCTTCAGTCGAACGCGCCGGCCATGGGCTGGCCCTTCGTGAAACGGCGGATGACCACCGAACTCGGGGCCGGATGGCAGAAGAAATTCGCCGAGTTCGAGCGCGAGGCCGCCTCGGCCGCCTCCCTCGGTCAGGTCCATCGCGGCGTCCTTCATGACGGCCGCAAGGTCGCGGTCAAGCTGCAGTACCCGGACATGTCCTCGGCCGTGGAGGCCGACCTGCGCCAGCTCGACTGGGTGTTCAAGCTGTACCGGCGCTACGACACCGCCATCGATCCGTCGCTGATCCACACCGAGCTTTCGGCCCGGTTGCGTGAGGAGCTGGATTACGGCCGCGAGGCCCGGCACATGGCGCTGTACCGCCACATGCTGGCCGACGAGCCGGCGGTGCACATTCCCGAGGTGGTCGACGAGCTGTCCACCAGCAGGCTGATCACCATGACCTGGCTGGACGGTACGCCGTTCATGAAGTTCCTGGAGGAGAACCCGGACATCGAGACCCGCAACCGGGTCGCCCACAACATGTTCCGGACCTGGTACGTGCCGTTCTATTTCTACGGCGTGATCCACGGCGACCCGCATCTGGGCAACTACACGATCCGCGACGACGGCTCGATCAATCTGCTGGATTTCGGCTGCATCCGGGTGTTCCCGCCGGCCTTCGTGAAAGGGGTCATCGACCTCTACCGCGCGCTGCGCGACGACGACGAGGAACTGGCGGTCCAGGCCTATGCGAGCTGGGGCTTCACCGATCTCGACCGCGAGACCATCGACGTGCTGAACGTCTGGGCGCGCTTCCTCTACGGCCCGCTGATGGAGGACCGCACCCGCAAGATCCAGGAGAGCGGCTCCGGCCTCTACGGCCGCGAAATCGCCGAGAAGGTGCATGGCGAGCTGAAGCGGCTGAGCGGCGTGCGCCCGCCGCGCGAGTTCGTGCTGATGGACCGCGCCGCCCTCGGTCTGGGCTCGGTGTTCATGCACCTGAAGGCGGAGGTGAACTGGTACCGCCTGTTCCACGAGCTGATCGGCGAGTTCGACGTGGAGACGCTGACAGAGCGCCAGGATGCCGCCCTGGCCGCGGTGGGGCTCGAGCGACCGGAATAG
- a CDS encoding glyoxylate/hydroxypyruvate reductase A, with translation MPAVLFRTDNDSPDQWREALAKRIPGLDFRVWPDVGNKEDIKFALVWKAPAGAYDGMANLKAICSLGQGVDHIFAEPNLPEGAQILRIVDPWMAQAMAEWVLLQVLRFLRQGMEYEQFQREGRWVKLPAPETSTKRVGILGMGALGAQAATTIAALGFDVAGWSRTRKEIAGVKSFAGEDEFDTFLARTDILCCLLPLTPETTDIINAETLAKLPKGAFVVNSGRGAQLVEEDLLAALESGHIAGASLDVFRTEPLPQDHPFWTHPKVQVWPHVSAQTNAESGADQVAENIRRIFAGETPINVVSRERKY, from the coding sequence ATGCCCGCCGTCCTCTTCCGTACCGACAACGACAGCCCCGACCAGTGGCGCGAGGCGCTGGCCAAGCGAATCCCCGGCCTCGATTTCCGGGTCTGGCCCGATGTCGGCAACAAGGAGGACATCAAGTTCGCCCTGGTGTGGAAGGCGCCGGCCGGGGCGTATGACGGCATGGCCAACCTGAAGGCGATCTGCTCGCTGGGCCAGGGCGTCGACCACATCTTCGCCGAGCCGAACCTGCCCGAGGGCGCGCAGATCCTGCGCATCGTCGATCCCTGGATGGCCCAGGCCATGGCCGAGTGGGTACTGCTGCAGGTGCTGCGCTTCCTCCGCCAGGGCATGGAGTACGAGCAGTTCCAGCGCGAGGGCCGCTGGGTCAAGCTACCGGCACCGGAGACCTCGACCAAGCGGGTCGGCATCCTCGGCATGGGCGCGCTCGGCGCCCAGGCGGCGACCACAATCGCCGCCCTGGGCTTCGACGTCGCCGGCTGGTCGCGCACCCGCAAGGAGATCGCCGGGGTGAAGAGCTTCGCCGGGGAAGACGAATTCGATACCTTCCTGGCGCGCACCGACATCCTGTGCTGCCTGCTGCCGCTGACGCCGGAGACCACGGACATCATCAACGCGGAGACCCTGGCCAAACTGCCGAAGGGCGCCTTCGTGGTGAACTCCGGCCGCGGCGCCCAGCTCGTGGAGGAGGATCTGCTCGCTGCCCTGGAGAGCGGCCATATCGCCGGCGCGTCCCTGGACGTGTTCCGCACCGAACCGCTGCCCCAGGACCATCCGTTCTGGACCCATCCCAAGGTGCAGGTCTGGCCGCATGTCTCGGCCCAGACCAATGCCGAGAGCGGCGCCGACCAGGTGGCGGAGAACATCCGCCGGATCTTCGCCGGCGAGACGCCGATCAACGTGGTCAGCCGCGAGCGGAAATACTGA
- a CDS encoding tripartite tricarboxylate transporter TctB family protein — MRFNDAILGIVLIGFAALAAVGTLDFPQVPGQDYGSALFPRLLCAGFAIGGLLLILSGWRNRAIQPLLDTDEWARTPGHLLTLALAVGGVLFYILVSDWLGFIPTAFLVVFTLMVRLRGRWISSFVIAAAVTAAIHQIFYGLLLVPLPWGVLESVVY; from the coding sequence ATGCGGTTCAACGACGCGATCCTCGGGATCGTCCTGATCGGCTTTGCGGCGCTCGCCGCGGTCGGCACCCTGGATTTCCCACAGGTGCCGGGCCAGGACTACGGCTCGGCACTCTTCCCCCGCCTGCTCTGCGCCGGTTTCGCCATCGGCGGCCTGCTCCTGATCCTGTCGGGCTGGCGCAACCGGGCGATCCAGCCGCTGCTGGATACCGACGAATGGGCCCGCACGCCCGGGCATCTCCTGACCCTGGCGCTCGCGGTCGGCGGTGTCCTCTTCTACATCCTTGTCTCCGACTGGCTCGGCTTCATTCCCACCGCCTTCCTGGTGGTGTTCACGCTGATGGTGCGCCTGCGCGGCCGATGGATCAGTTCCTTCGTGATCGCCGCCGCGGTGACCGCCGCCATTCACCAGATCTTCTACGGCCTGCTGCTCGTGCCGCTGCCCTGGGGCGTGCTCGAGTCCGTGGTCTACTGA
- a CDS encoding class I SAM-dependent methyltransferase, with amino-acid sequence MSADADARPDAVQQEPSPWVARFAPMVPEGGTVLDVACGSGRHARMFRDRGHPVVVLDRDVVQVSDMAVDPDVEIVARDLESGRPWPLEGRTFAGVVVVNYLHRPLFPALVRSVAPGGVLIYETFAVGNERFGKPSNPDFLLHRKELLIAVRPELQVMAFEDLEEQVPRPAVRQRVVAVRAG; translated from the coding sequence ATGAGCGCCGACGCCGATGCCCGTCCCGACGCCGTCCAGCAGGAGCCGTCCCCCTGGGTCGCACGGTTCGCGCCGATGGTGCCCGAGGGCGGGACGGTGCTCGACGTCGCCTGCGGGTCCGGCCGCCACGCCAGGATGTTCCGCGACCGCGGCCATCCGGTCGTCGTGCTCGACCGCGACGTGGTGCAGGTCAGCGACATGGCGGTCGATCCCGACGTGGAGATCGTCGCCCGCGACCTGGAGAGCGGCCGTCCCTGGCCATTGGAAGGTCGGACCTTTGCCGGGGTGGTGGTGGTGAACTATCTGCACCGGCCGCTGTTTCCGGCCCTGGTGCGCTCGGTCGCCCCCGGCGGGGTGCTGATCTACGAGACCTTCGCGGTCGGCAACGAGCGGTTCGGGAAGCCGAGCAATCCGGACTTCCTGCTGCACCGCAAGGAGCTTCTTATCGCGGTCCGCCCGGAGCTGCAGGTGATGGCCTTCGAGGATCTGGAAGAGCAGGTGCCCCGCCCGGCGGTCAGGCAGCGCGTCGTGGCGGTCCGGGCGGGGTAA
- a CDS encoding DUF1178 family protein, whose product MIHYRLRCNAEHEFEAWFQNSSAFEKQAESGLLSCPDCGSSEVSRALMAPALQGTHRETVPVPAQSPEQKQVATQSQAQALALKQQLLTLRRKIEQNFDNVGDRFAEEARKIHYGDSDVRGIYGDTTPQEREALADEGIEVGTVPWLRDDA is encoded by the coding sequence ATGATCCATTACCGCCTGCGCTGCAACGCCGAGCATGAGTTCGAGGCGTGGTTCCAGAACAGTTCGGCCTTCGAGAAACAGGCCGAATCGGGCCTGCTGTCCTGTCCGGACTGCGGGTCGTCCGAGGTTTCGCGCGCCCTGATGGCCCCGGCCCTCCAGGGCACCCACCGGGAGACGGTTCCGGTCCCCGCGCAGAGCCCGGAGCAGAAGCAGGTCGCCACCCAGTCACAGGCCCAGGCGCTCGCACTCAAGCAGCAGCTTCTCACCCTGCGCCGGAAGATCGAGCAGAATTTCGACAATGTCGGGGACCGTTTCGCCGAGGAGGCGCGCAAGATCCATTACGGCGACAGCGACGTCCGCGGGATCTACGGCGACACCACCCCGCAGGAGCGTGAGGCGCTGGCCGATGAGGGGATCGAGGTCGGCACCGTTCCCTGGCTGCGCGACGACGCCTGA